The proteins below are encoded in one region of Sporosarcina sp. FSL K6-1508:
- a CDS encoding helix-turn-helix domain-containing protein, with protein sequence MRVGYHEPNYFSKVFKKMCGISPKEYRRTLLSKKAEV encoded by the coding sequence TTGAGGGTCGGTTATCATGAGCCGAATTATTTCAGCAAGGTATTCAAGAAAATGTGTGGAATATCCCCGAAGGAATACCGAAGAACGTTATTGAGTAAAAAAGCTGAAGTTTGA